The Anolis carolinensis isolate JA03-04 chromosome 2, rAnoCar3.1.pri, whole genome shotgun sequence genome has a window encoding:
- the hrh2 gene encoding histamine H2 receptor isoform X2 produces the protein MNSTNVTDSSLHQVLIGITLTILVVVTVCGNVMVCLVVCFNRRLRSLTNCFIVSLAFTDLLLGLLVMPFSATYEISSHTWSMGITWCNIYISLDVMLCTASILNLFVISLDRYYAITAPLRYHSVVTPFRAGVALVLIWVVSLMVSFLPIHLGWNTNNTTIQNTHVMDRKQECMLEVNALYVLVDGLLTFYLPLVVMCITYYRIFKIAREQAQRINYTSCCTSTRNALPTLKEHKATVTLAAVMGAFIICWFPYFTVFMYRGIQGAVCETLMTIVLWLGYANSALNPILYAALNRDFRTAYQRLLRCRKVVPDARKIPLNQEMRDKTSNQTQCKLEDNSLQLHTMDEKGNSLVQDSLESSGTFS, from the coding sequence ATGAATTCTACAAATGTTACAGACAGTTCTCTCCACCAGGTGCTGATTGGGATTACCCTTACAATCCTTGTGGTTGTGACTGTTTGTGGCAATGTTATGGTGTGCCTTGTAGTCTGTTTCAATCGAAGGCTCCGCAGCCTGACCAACTGCTTCATTGTCTCCCTGGCCTTCACGGATCTGCTACTGGGCTTATTGGTGATGCCCTTTTCAGCTACATATGAGATCTCTTCCCATACATGGTCCATGGGCATTACTTGGTGTAATATCTACATCAGCTTAGATGTCATGTTGTGCACAGCCTCCATCCTCAACCTCTTCGTGATTAGCCTTGACCGCTACTATGCTATCACGGCACCTCTCCGCTACCATTCTGTGGTCACTCCCTTCCGGGCAGGTGTGGCTCTGGTCCTTATCTGGGTAGTGTCACTCATGGTCTCCTTCTTGCCCATTCATTTGGGCTGGAATACCAATAACACAACTATCCAGAATACACACGTCATGGATAGAAAACAGGAATGCATGCTTGAGGTCAATGCCCTGTATGTACTAGTGGATGGCTTGCTTACTTTTTATCTCCCTTTGGTTGTCATGTGTATTACATACTACCGTATATTCAAAATAGCCAGGGAGCAAGCACAGAGAATAAACTACACCAGCTGCTGCACAAGCACTAGAAATGCATTGCCGACTTTGAAGGAACACAAAGCCACTGTGACCCTTGCTGCTGTGATGGGAGCCTTCATTATCTGCTGGTTTCCTTATTTTACAGTGTTCATGTACCGGGGCATACAGGGTGCAGTATGTGAAACATTAATGACCATTGTCTTGTGGCTTGGGTATGCCAATTCAGCCTTGAACCCTATCTTGTATGCTGCACTGAACAGGGACTTCCGGACAGCTTATCAGCGGTTGCTCCGATGTAGGAAGGTGGTACCAGACGCCAGGAAAATACCTCTGAACCAGGAGATGAGGGACAAAACCTCTAATCAGACACAGTGTAAACTGGAGGATAATTCTCTACAGCTGCATACAATGGATGAAAAGGGAAATTCTCTTGTCCAAGACAGCTTGGAAAG